One Solanum lycopersicum chromosome 2, SLM_r2.1 genomic region harbors:
- the LOC101260489 gene encoding uncharacterized protein has translation MLRVTTMMTILDNVRTRIKKCQSFGEKRLSESKLRRCYTDVKLTNNVRKEKKQDEAMIDEKERLKRQLNASLAARKRLEVMCWSLGKEKEIMAAELSKKVHEVSEMEDLINELKEKNECLVERLHEGSKEKHEIKIETNKALSEQLLRSLDGYRSIKRKWKNEHEKNMTMHATLEEMGAKIESGIHLFRQKITSVEDIIELEHVIESLEMQVAKHL, from the coding sequence ATGTTGCGGGTGACAACTATGATGACAATTCTTGATAATGTTAGGACACGAATTAAGAAATGTCAATCTTTTGGTGAGAAGAGATTATCCGAATCTAAACTAAGGCGGTGTTACACTGATGTTAAGCTTACTAATAATGTTCGAAAGGAAAAGAAGCAGGATGAGGCAATGAtcgatgaaaaagaaagattaaagaGGCAGCTAAACGCAAGCTTGGCAGCAAGAAAGAGGCTTGAGGTCATGTGTTGGAGCTTAGGGAAGGAAAAAGAAATCATGGCAGCGGAATTATCAAAAAAGGTTCATGAAGTGAGTGAAATGGAGGATCTTATTAACgaattaaaggagaaaaatgaGTGTTTAGTAGAAAGATTACATGAAGGTAGTAAagaaaaacatgaaataaagatagaaaCAAATAAGGCACTCTCTGAACAATTGTTGAGGTCACTTGATGGCTATCGATCGATTAAGAGGAAATGGAAAAATGAACATGAGAAAAACATGACAATGCATGCAACTTTGGAGGAAATGGGAGCTAAAATTGAATCTGGAATTCACCTCTTCAGACAAAAGATCACATCTGTTGAGGATATTATTGAATTGGAGCATGTGATTGAAAGCTTAGAAATGCAAGTTGCAAAACATTTGTAA